One Mercurialis annua linkage group LG3, ddMerAnnu1.2, whole genome shotgun sequence DNA window includes the following coding sequences:
- the LOC126673171 gene encoding sorbitol dehydrogenase: protein MGDEEENLGAWLIGVNKLKIQPFKLPPLGPDDVRVRMKAVGICGSDVHYLKTLRCAHFVVEEPMVIGHECAGIIQQVGSEVKHLVPGDRVALEPGIGCWRCDLCKQGRYNLCPEMKFFATPPVHGSLANQVVHPADLCFKLPDNVSLEEGAMCEPLSVGVHACRRANVGPETNVLVMGAGPIGLVTMLAARAFGAPRIVVVDVDDYRLSVAKDLGANEIVKVSTSIQDVDAEVALIQKAMGTGADITFDCAGFDKTMSTALSATKSGGKVCLVGMGHNQMTVPLTPAAAREVDVIGVFRYKNTWPLCIEFLRSGKIDVKPLITHRFGFSQKEVEEAFETSAGGGSAIKVMFNL, encoded by the exons ATGGGTGATGAAGAAGAGAATTTGGGTGCCTGGCTTATTGGTGTTAACAAGCTCAAGATTCAGCCTTTCAAGCTTCCTCCTCTTG GACCCGATGATGTTCGAGTGAGGATGAAAGCTGTTGGTATCTGTGGAAGTGATGTCCACTATCTTAAG ACATTGAGATGTGCACATTTTGTGGTGGAGGAGCCTATGGTCATCGGCCATGAGTGTGCTGGCATCATCCAACAAGTTGGAAGTGAAGTTAAGCATCTTGTGCCCGGAGACCGTGTAGCATTGGAGCCAGGCATTGGTTGTTGGCGATGCGACCTCTGCAAACAAGGTCGATACAATCTATGCCCTGAAATGAAGTTTTTTGCAACTCCACCGGTGCACGGTTCCTTAGCCAATCAG GTGGTGCATCCTGCAGACCTATGTTTTAAATTGCCAGACAATGTGAGTTTGGAGGAAGGGGCAATGTGCGAGCCTCTGAGTGTTGGTGTTCATGCATGTCGGCGAGCTAATGTTGGTCCAGAGACAAATGTGTTAGTGATGGGAGCCGGCCCCATAGGACTTGTTACAATGTTAGCTGCCCGTGCTTTCGGAGCTCCCAGAATTGTCGTTGTTGATGTGGATGACTACCGTTTATCTGTTGCCAAGGATCTTGGTGCTAATGAAATTGTTAAAGTTTCTACAAGCATCcag GATGTAGATGCTGAAGTGGCTCTAATACAAAAAGCTATGGGAACTGGAGCGGATATCACCTTCGATTGTGCTGGATTTGACAAAACCATGTCAACTGCCCTCAGCGCCACGAAGTCAGGTGGTAAAGTTTGCCTTGTTGGAATGGGCCATAATCAGATGACTGTTCCTCTTACACCAGCTGCAGCTAG GGAGGTTGATGTTATCGGTGTGTTTCGGTATAAGAACACATGGCCGTTATGTATTGAATTCCTGAGGAGTGGTAAGATTGATGTGAAGCCTCTGATAACACATAGGTTCGGGTTCTCGCAGAAAGAAGTTGAAGAAGCGTTTGAAACTAGTGCTGGTGGAGGGAGTGCCATTAAGGTCATGTTTAATCTGTGA
- the LOC126673170 gene encoding pentatricopeptide repeat-containing protein At2g22410, mitochondrial-like: MKAILRQCATGKPKQIIKNVKSIKEEHGQLIRMYLHRNPFKMSSIIKSYALSSSHLHQAYLAFTQIQQPTLLIFNYLIRGSSLSDNPYEAILMYTHLMYNSRGLLGDNLTFIFLFRACSRVHNLLLAQVFHLQVLKLGFGSYLYVANSLITMYASFRELECAHKVFDEIPDRDLVSWNSLICGYSWCNKFKEVLGLFHSMQEADVIPDSVTMVKLVLACNFLGDDAIVDSVVKYMEENHVHIDTYLGNTLIDMYGGRGLVDLAQTVFDGMQEKNIVSWNAMITGYAKAGNLVAANKLFNDMPSKNVISWTSMISGYVQANRCSDAVKLFQEMMDANVRPDEVTIATVLSACSRLGSLDFGQAVHEYICRHGVKADVYVGNTLIYMYCKCGAVDKALEVFHEMKMKDGVSWTSVILGLAVNGFVDNSIELFSLMLKNGVQPTHGSFLGVLLACTHAGLVNQGLEYFENMEKVYGVKPEMKHYGCVVDLLSRSGNLDKAYKFIKEMPVAPDVVVWRILLSACKLHGNLVLAEIATNKLLKLDPSNSGNYVLLSNTYAGSDRWNEASKMRELMVEGDVSKPSGWSSIEINGPTTNKSQCPFQ; encoded by the coding sequence ATGAAGGCAATTTTGCGGCAGTGCGCAACCGGAAAACCCAAACAGATAATAAAAAATGTGAAGTCAATAAAGGAAGAACATGGTCAGCTCATTAGAATGTATCTCCACAGAAATCCCTTTAAGATGTCTTCCATTATTAAGTCCTATGCTTTATCGTCCTCTCATCTTCATCAAGCCTATTTGGCTTTCACTCAAATCCAACAACCTacgcttttaatttttaactatttGATTCGCGGCTCATCTCTCAGTGATAACCCATACGAAGCCATTCTTATGTATACTCATCTCATGTATAATAGTCGAGGATTACTCGGTGATAATCTGACGTTTATATTTCTGTTCAGGGCATGTTCTCGTGTTCACAATCTTCTACTTGCTCAGGTCTTCCATCTCCAGGTTTTGAAATTGGGGTTTGGATCTTATCTTTATGTGGCAAACTCTTTGATAACCATGTATGCCTCTTTTCGTGAACTAGAATGTGCCCACAAGGTGTTTGATGAAATACCTGATAGAGACTTGGTTTCTTGGAATTCCTTGATCTGTGGTTACAGTTGGTGCAATAAATTTAAAGAggttttgggtttgtttcattcAATGCAGGAAGCAGATGTGATCCCTGATTCGGTTACAATGGTGAAACTTGTATTAGCTTGTAATTTCTTGGGTGATGATGCTATTGTGGATTCCGTAGTTAAATACATGGAAGAAAATCATGTGCATATTGATACTTATTTAGGAAACACGCTGATAGATATGTATGGCGGGCGTGGATTGGTGGATTTAGCTCAGACTGTTTTTGATGGTATGCAAGAAAAGAATATTGTCTCGTGGAATGCAATGATAACGGGGTATGCAAAAGCGGGGAATCTAGTTGCGGCTAACAAACTTTTCAATGACATGCCATCAAAGAATGTTATTTCATGGACTTCTATGATATCGGGCTATGTTCAAGCCAACCGATGTTCTGATGCAGTGAAGCTTTTTCAAGAAATGATGGATGCTAATGTGAGACCGGATGAGGTTACAATAGCTACTGTACTTTCTGCTTGTTCTCGCTTGGGTTCACTTGATTTTGGACAGGCTGTCCATGAATATATTTGTAGGCACGGTGTAAAAGCAGATGTTTATGTAGGGAAtactttaatatatatgtaCTGCAAATGTGGGGCTGTTGACAAAGCATTGGAGGTGTTCCATGAGATGAAAATGAAGGATGGTGTCTCCTGGACATCAGTCATCTTGGGCCTTGCTGTGAACGGGTTTGTTGATAATTCGATTGAGTTATTCTCACTGATGTTAAAAAATGGTGTTCAGCCAACCCATGGAAGCTTCCTGGGGGTATTACTAGCTTGTACTCATGCTGGATTGGTGAATCAAGGACTGGAATACtttgaaaatatggaaaaagtttaTGGAGTAAAGCCAGAAATGAAGCATTACGGTTGTGTTGTGGATCTCTTGAGCCGTTCTGGCAACTTAGACAAGGCCTATAAGTTCATAAAAGAAATGCCTGTCGCTCCAGATGTTGTAGTATGGAGGATATTGCTAAGTGCATGCAAGCTTCATGGAAATCTGGTCCTAGCTGAGATTGCTACAAACAAGCTTCTCAAATTGGACCCTTCTAATAGTGGGAACTATGTTCTACTGTCAAATACTTATGCTGGTTCTGATAGATGGAATGAGGCTTCAAAGATGAGAGAATTAATGGTGGAAGGAGATGTGTCAAAGCCTTCTGGTTGGAGCTCTATTGAGATAAATGGGCCTACAACAAATAAGTCTCAATGCCCTTTTCAATAG
- the LOC126675202 gene encoding uncharacterized protein LOC126675202 produces the protein MRIYVAIADAASCYCAMLLLGLILLESSSSSSSMKATQFVDRPCDEIYVVGEGETLHTISDKCGDPFIVEQNPHIHDPDDVFPGLIIKITPSIPTKLLL, from the coding sequence ATGAGAATTTATGTAGCAATAGCTGATGCAGCTTCATGTTACTGCGCTATGCTTCTGTTAGGTCTAATATTACTGGAGAGTTCCTCGTCTTCTTCTTCTATGAAAGCAACGCAGTTTGTGGATCGACCTTGTGATGAAATTTATGTTGTTGGGGAGGGAGAGACTCTTCACACCATCAGCGACAAGTGCGGTGACCCGTTTATCGTTGAGCAGAACCCGCATATTCATGATCCGGATGATGTTTTCCCCGGACTGATCATCAAGattactccctccatcccaacAAAGTTGCTCCTATAG